One Bombus pascuorum unplaced genomic scaffold, iyBomPasc1.1, whole genome shotgun sequence DNA segment encodes these proteins:
- the LOC132915893 gene encoding annexin B9-like has protein sequence MFVIRFTNHRLKLLSATVFAVYGTDLEDDLKSDTSGYFKRLLVSLSCANRDENPQVDEQAAMQDAERLLAAGEEQWGTDESTFNAILITKSFPQLRKIFEEYERLAGHSLEEAIKTEFSGSVEDGYLAVVRCARDKTAYFAERLYKAMRGLGTDDSTLIRIIVARSEIDLGDIKDTYQKMYGQSLAGDIDSDCTAEWKRLLIAMLN, from the exons atgtttgtaatccggtttacaaatcatcgtcttaaacttttgtccgctactgtatttGCAGTGTATGGAACGGATTTAGAGGATGATTTGAAAAGCGATACTTCTGGCTATTTTAAGAGGCTGTTAGTTTCACTTTCATGC gcCAATAGAGATGAAAATCCTCAAGTTGACGAACAAGCTGCAATGCAAGATGCCGAAAGATTACTTGCAGCTGGTGAGGAACAATGGGGAACAGACGAAAGTACTTTTAATGCTATTCTCATTACGAAAAGTTTCCCTCAACTACGAAAAATTTTTGAGGAATATGAACGCCTTGCTGGTCACAGCTTAGAAGAAGCTATTAAGACAGAATTTTCCGGATCAGTCGAAGACGGCTATCTTGCAGTTG tCAGGTGTGCACGAGATAAAACTGCATATTTTGCGGAGAGATTATACAAAGCAATGCGTGGATTAGGTACAGATGACTCGACATTGATACGCATAATCGTAGCTCGATCGGAAATCGATTTAGGAGATATTAAGGATACTTATCAAAAAATGTATGGACAATCGCTTGCAGGTGATATCGAT aGTGATTGCACTGCTGAGTGGAAAAGACTTCTGATTGCGatgttgaattaa